From one Gracilibacillus salinarum genomic stretch:
- a CDS encoding alpha-N-arabinofuranosidase has translation MTRKIVVNADVGKGKINKNIYGHFAEHLGRCIYEGFWVGEDSDIPNTNGIRNDVVEALKNINIPILRWPGGCFADEYHWKDGVGPRENRKRMVNTHWGGVIENNHFGTHEFYQLCELLETEPYINGNVGSGTVQEMSEWVEYMTFDGESPMANWRREHGKEEPWALKYFGVGNENWGCGGNMRPQYYADLYRRFQTYVRDYGDNKIFRIAGGANVDDYNWTEVLMREAAPFMDGLSLHYYVHPGGFWNKGPATGFAEDVWDITMEKTVHIEELIEKHSTIMDKYDPEKRIAMIIDEWGAWYDVEPGTNPGFLYQQNTIRDALVAGVSLNIFNDHNDRVQMANIAQTINVIQSMILTDKEKMILTPTYHVFEMYKAHQDAERLDLSIESGSIKVGDKEIPQVSASASKAKDGVVTITLCNLDKAEAVDLSTDLRGLDFENVSGRIITADEMDAHNTFEQPDNVKPVQFDQFQVTGNELTLTLPSKSVLSLTIK, from the coding sequence ATGACAAGAAAAATAGTAGTAAATGCAGATGTAGGTAAAGGGAAAATTAACAAAAATATTTATGGTCATTTTGCTGAACACTTAGGAAGATGTATTTATGAAGGTTTTTGGGTAGGAGAAGATTCTGATATACCGAATACAAATGGAATCAGAAATGATGTAGTGGAGGCACTAAAGAACATTAACATTCCAATATTGCGTTGGCCAGGTGGATGTTTCGCAGATGAATACCACTGGAAAGATGGTGTTGGCCCAAGAGAGAATCGTAAACGTATGGTAAATACGCACTGGGGTGGCGTCATCGAGAATAATCACTTTGGTACGCATGAATTCTATCAGTTGTGTGAATTACTAGAAACAGAACCGTACATTAACGGGAATGTTGGTAGCGGAACAGTTCAAGAAATGTCTGAATGGGTAGAATATATGACGTTCGACGGTGAATCACCGATGGCTAACTGGCGTCGTGAGCATGGTAAAGAAGAGCCATGGGCACTTAAATATTTTGGTGTTGGTAATGAGAACTGGGGTTGCGGTGGAAATATGCGTCCACAGTATTATGCAGATCTTTATCGTCGTTTCCAAACATACGTAAGAGACTATGGAGATAATAAGATTTTCCGTATTGCTGGTGGTGCTAATGTAGATGACTATAACTGGACAGAAGTATTAATGAGAGAAGCAGCACCTTTCATGGACGGCCTGAGCTTACACTATTATGTGCATCCAGGTGGTTTCTGGAATAAAGGGCCAGCAACTGGATTCGCAGAAGATGTATGGGATATTACAATGGAGAAAACCGTGCATATTGAAGAGTTAATTGAAAAGCATAGTACGATAATGGATAAATATGATCCTGAAAAACGTATCGCGATGATTATTGATGAGTGGGGTGCGTGGTATGATGTAGAGCCAGGTACAAATCCAGGATTCCTTTATCAGCAGAATACGATTCGTGATGCGCTTGTAGCTGGTGTTTCCTTAAATATCTTTAACGACCATAATGATCGAGTTCAAATGGCGAATATTGCGCAAACAATTAATGTTATCCAATCGATGATTTTAACGGATAAAGAAAAAATGATTCTAACGCCAACGTATCATGTATTTGAAATGTATAAAGCGCACCAGGATGCAGAGCGTTTAGATTTAAGTATCGAGAGTGGATCGATTAAAGTAGGAGATAAAGAAATCCCTCAAGTATCAGCATCTGCATCTAAAGCAAAAGATGGTGTTGTAACGATTACACTTTGTAACCTGGATAAAGCTGAAGCGGTAGATCTATCTACTGATTTACGTGGTCTGGATTTCGAGAACGTGTCAGGACGTATCATCACTGCAGATGAAATGGACGCGCACAATACATTCGAACAACCAGACAACGTGAAGCCGGTACAATTTGACCAATTCCAAGTAACAGGTAATGAACTTACTCTCACATTACCATCGAAATCTGTATTGAGCTTAACAATTAAATAA
- a CDS encoding glycoside hydrolase family 27 protein, translating into MKHHQYALTPPMGWNSWDCYGATVREEEVKGNADYMAKHLKDYGWEYIVVDIQWSESGAVSSAYRPFIPLEMDEYSRLIPAENRFPSSKNNQGFKPLAEYVHQLGLKFGIHIMRGIPRQAVHQNTKILGTEIRARDIAKPNSICPWNTDMYGIDHNKTGAQAYYDSLFQLYAEWGVDFIKVDDIADSKLYGTHAEEIEMIRKAIDKCGRPMVLSLSPGPAPLERASLLEENANMWRMTDDFWDIWELLYDMFERCYKWSKNIGPGFWPDADMLPLGHIGIRSVDGGGSDRYTRFTKDEQVTMMTLWSIFRSPLMFGGELRDNDEWTYALLTNPEVLEVHQTGFGARQVYRDQDRVVWSSNGLDGSMYVALFNLSDQSQLVEVNLAELNNQTEEVIIRDLWKRKDEVSQQGTIGYELNPHAAKFIKLETVKLSG; encoded by the coding sequence ATGAAACACCATCAATATGCATTAACACCGCCAATGGGATGGAACAGCTGGGATTGTTATGGGGCAACGGTTCGCGAGGAAGAAGTGAAAGGAAATGCTGACTATATGGCCAAGCACCTGAAGGATTATGGCTGGGAATACATTGTTGTAGATATTCAATGGTCAGAGTCTGGAGCTGTTTCATCAGCATATCGCCCATTCATCCCATTGGAAATGGATGAATATTCACGATTAATTCCTGCCGAGAATCGATTCCCTTCCTCTAAAAATAATCAAGGCTTTAAGCCATTGGCGGAGTATGTCCACCAGTTAGGATTGAAATTCGGTATACATATCATGCGTGGTATTCCGAGACAAGCGGTTCATCAAAATACAAAAATATTAGGTACTGAAATAAGAGCGCGTGATATTGCGAAGCCAAATTCTATTTGTCCATGGAATACAGATATGTATGGAATAGACCATAATAAAACAGGAGCACAAGCATATTATGACTCTCTTTTTCAGTTGTATGCCGAGTGGGGCGTTGATTTTATAAAGGTCGATGATATTGCTGATTCTAAATTGTATGGTACACATGCAGAAGAAATAGAAATGATTCGCAAGGCGATTGATAAGTGTGGCAGACCAATGGTGTTAAGCTTATCACCAGGACCTGCACCGTTAGAACGTGCAAGTTTGTTAGAAGAGAATGCTAATATGTGGCGGATGACAGATGACTTTTGGGATATTTGGGAATTACTTTATGACATGTTCGAACGCTGCTATAAATGGAGTAAAAATATCGGACCGGGATTTTGGCCCGATGCGGATATGCTGCCACTAGGACATATCGGAATTCGTTCAGTGGATGGTGGTGGATCGGATCGCTATACTCGTTTTACGAAAGATGAACAAGTTACCATGATGACCCTTTGGTCGATCTTCCGCTCGCCACTCATGTTTGGTGGGGAATTACGTGATAATGACGAATGGACGTATGCTCTCTTAACAAATCCAGAAGTGCTGGAGGTACATCAAACAGGGTTCGGCGCACGTCAGGTTTACCGTGATCAGGATCGGGTAGTCTGGAGTTCCAATGGATTAGACGGCTCCATGTACGTCGCGTTGTTTAATTTGTCAGATCAATCACAATTAGTTGAGGTTAATTTAGCGGAGTTGAACAATCAGACAGAAGAGGTAATAATTCGCGATTTGTGGAAAAGGAAAGACGAAGTATCGCAACAGGGTACAATAGGTTATGAATTAAACCCGCATGCAGCTAAATTTATTAAGCTGGAAACTGTGAAACTATCAGGATAA